From Daucus carota subsp. sativus chromosome 6, DH1 v3.0, whole genome shotgun sequence, the proteins below share one genomic window:
- the LOC108225538 gene encoding protein SMAX1-LIKE 3, with product MRAGGFTVQQALSVEAASVIKQAVQLARRRGHAQVTPLHVASIMLYSPTGLLRTACIDSQSHSQPLQCKALELCFNVALNRLPTSSSTGLLGAPQHPSISNALIAAFKRAQAHQRRGSIENQQQPLLAVKIEIQQLIVSILDDPSVSRVMREAGFSSTLVKTKLEENVSLGLCSRSPTSSTNKSTPSKENNSLLVLSSSSSPMLGQENLCKQIRVNDQARNEDVTGVIEKMMNKRTKSLVIIGEEVATVEGVVKGVMDKVNQGDVPDALKEVKFISLPLSSFKRISRGEVEQKLEDLIRCMKTFVDKGVVLYLGDLQWITDYRASDFGGRNYYCSVEHMIIELGRLAHGLGESGKFWLMGIGSFQTYMKCKSGHPSLEGVWGLCPLTVPAAGLGLSLITDSYVKDKERGSKNDGNRSSLVLIEDSEEPQLTCCADCSANFETEAQSSRNTSSQGESTSSTLPSWLRNNGSDDQENVWIKDLCKKWNSFCRSSHTQSQSYEKTTAYSSSIISPSSSASFFYSDQQNPNFHPCSRNTRMYIPENGRLSNPSSALNSNSSSDNMEMEYISKFKEFNAENLKTLCRALEEKVPLQKDVIAEIAGTILQCRSGMLRRKEKGRCFTKAAPKEETWLFIQGMDKDAKEKFARELAKLVFGPSHSNFKSISLSNFSSTRADSIEDFRNKRLRDEQSCSLFERLTEAMSVNPHRVFFIEDVEQADHRSQMGIKRAIQSGKIRNADGEDVSLGDSIIILSCESFSSRSRACSPSTKQKSGRTEEEKSVSKSEETSPCTSLDLNVSFEGDDSADMLIDDVGDLVESVDRYIIFKMI from the exons GTATTCTCCCACCGGACTTCTCCGAACCGCTTGCATCGACTCTCAATCTCACTCCCAACCTCTCCAGTGCAAAGCTCTTGAGCTTTGTTTCAACGTCGCCCTCAACCGCCTTCCTACCTCTTCATCCACTGGCCTCTTAGGGGCTCCACAGCACCCTTCTATCTCTAACGCTCTTATCGCGGCTTTCAAGCGAGCTCAGGCCCATCAGAGGCGTGGCTCGATTGAGAACCAGCAGCAGCCCCTTCTCGCTGTTAAGATTGAGATTCAACAGCTTATAGTCTCCATTTTAGATGATCCTAGTGTAAGTAGAGTCATGAGAGAAGCTGGATTTTCAAGTACCCTAGTGAAGACCAAATTAGAAGAGAATGTTTCTTTGGGCCTATGCTCTCGATCTCCTACTTCAAGTACTAACAAGTCTACGCCCTCTAAGGAGAACAATAGCCTTTTAGTCTTGTCATCCAGTTCTTCACCTATGCTAGGTCAAGAAAACCTATGTAAACAAATTAGGGTTAACGATCAAGCAAGGAACGAAGATGTGACGGGTGTGATAGAGAAGATGATGAACAAGAGGACGAAAAGCCTTGTaattattggtgaagaagtagCAACCGTAGAAGGGGTCGTTAAAGGAGTCATGGACAAGGTCAACCAAGGGGACGTTCCTGATGCTCTGAAggaagttaagttcataagtctCCCACTTTCTTCATTCAAAAGAATTTCCAGAGGAGAGGTAGAGCAGAAGCTTGAAGACTTGATTAGGTGCATGAAAACCTTTGTTGATAAAGGGGTTGTTTTGTACTTGGGAGACCTTCAATGGATTACTGATTATCGAGCAAGTGATTTTGGTGGGCGGAACTATTATTGTTCGGTTGAGCACATGATTATTGAACTTGGAAGATTGGCTCATGGGTTAGGAGAGAGTGGAAAGTTTTGGCTAATGGGGATTGGATCTTTCCAGACATACATGAAATGTAAATCTGGACACCCTTCACTTGAAGGTGTCTGGGGCCTCTGCCCCCTTACAGTTCCTGCTGCCGGTTTGGGCTTGAGTCTCATCACAGAcag CTACGTGAAAGATAAAGAAAGAGGAAGCAAGAATGATGGTAATAGATCTAGTTTGGTGCTGATTGAAGATAGTGAGGAGCCGCAGCTTACTTGTTGTGCTGATTGCTCAGCCAATTTTGAGACCGAAGCTCAAAGCTCCAGAAACACTTCTTCTCAAGGCGAATCCACAAGCTCCACTCTCCCTTCATGGCTCAGAAATAACGGTAGTGATGATCAG GAAAATGTCTGGATCAAAGATTTATGCAAGAAATGGAACTCCTTTTGTAGGTCATCACATACACAATCTCAGTCATATGAGAAAACAACAGCCTATTCCTCGTCAATAATATCTCCTTCTTCATCGGCATCTTTTTTTTACAGTGACcagcaaaaccctaattttcacCCCTGCTCCAGAAATACGAGAATGTACATCCCTGAAAATGGCAGGTTGTCCAATCCTAGTTCCGCTCTGAATTCTAATTCTTCCAGTGACAACATGGAAATGGAATACATATCAAAGTTCAAGGAATTTAATGCGGAGAATTTAAAGACTCTATGCAGAGCCTTGGAGGAAAAAGTCCCTTTGCAAAAAGATGTAATTGCTGAAATAGCAGGCACAATATTACAATGCAGGTCCGGAATGTTgagaagaaaagagaaaggGAGATGTTTTACTAAAGCAGCCCCTAAGGAAGAGACTTGGCTGTTCATCCAAGGCATGGATAAAGATGCTAAAGAGAAGTTTGCAAGGGAACTGGCTAAGCTTGTGTTTGGCCCCTCCCATTCCAATTTTAAATCTATTTCTCTCAGTAATTTCTCTTCTACACGAGCTGACTCGATTGAAGATTTTAGAAACAAAAGGTTAAGAGATGAACAAAGCTGTAGTCTCTTTGAGAGATTGACGGAAGCAATGTCCGTTAATCCTCATAGAGTTTTCTTTATTGAAGATGTTGAGCAAGCAGACCATCGGTCACAAATGGGTATAAAAAGGGCCATCCAAAGCGGAAAAATAAGAAATGCAGATGGCGAGGATGTTAGTCTTGGAgattctattataattttaagctGTGAAAGCTTCAGTTCTAGGTCAAGAGCCTGCTCTCCTTCTACTAAACAAAAATCTGGTCGaacagaagaagaaaaatcAGTTTCGAAATCAGAGGAGACCAGTCCTTGCACATCTTTGGATTTAAATGTGTCATTTGAAGGTGATGATTCTGCAGATATGTTAATAGATGATGTAGGTGATCTTGTGGAATCTGTAGACAGATACATCATCTTTAAAATGATATAA
- the LOC135147343 gene encoding uncharacterized protein LOC135147343, with amino-acid sequence MPRSHSCGIFGAKIPTRPRRINISDGHIEDNEAKKTLLAIIRARWPLGKYTFSDIDAAYPKWLGLRVEEFLKYYRQLKGQSRSQAKAIIEDHIKVTIKRTMNELKRRIERKSREEGVSKLALKPEYWNIIFWKDLLKYWDTDEGHLHRSEVGAANRQRVERLHSAGARSFNRVRENMKKKLSKSPTKLEVWDECHTRITSTPESRIYTTPAAMRIAERYASILDRMPVEVTQTGERDEPWDWWMEAMEVPQGERPKKNYVVGFPKARASDLIPTLATRYRDSTRGGAGSSSSAPTQNPVVPDSIFLPIVRNVLNETRANPLQFARRLSDEEITTFARTALEASDPAADPARRAEWNNLLGGEVVHIVGTLLEDVLQKMDARAKMATAQEGEKDYTDVDEDTDGNTDDEGEGEAGGEGGGEGGGEGGGEDGGEGDGESSDVSLTD; translated from the exons ATGCCACGGTCACATTCATGCGGCATTTTTGGAGCTAAGATACCAACAAGACCTCGACGGATCAATATCTCCGATGGACA TATTGAAGATAATGAGGCAAAAAAGACTTTGCTTGCGATTATTCGGGCAAGATGGCCTTTGGGTAAGTACACGTTTAGTGACATAGACGCGGCTTACCCAAAGTGGCTCGGTCTAAGGGTTGAGGAGTTTCTC AAATATTATAGGCAATTGAAAGGTCAAAGCCGTTCACAAGCCAAAGCTATCATTGAAGATCACATAAAGGTCACAATCAAAAGGACCATGAATGAATTGAAGAGGAGGATCGAGAGGAAGTCAAGGGAGGAAGGGGTTTCGAAGTTGGCTTTGAAACCGGAATATTGGAATATCATTTTTTGGAAAGATCTTCTCAAGTATTGGGACACGGATGAAGGCCACTTGCATAGGTCGGAAGTTGGAGCTGCTAATCGGCAACGCGTGGAAAGGTTGCATAGCGCGGGTGCTCGCTCCTTCAACCGTGTGCGCGAG AACATGAAAAAGAAATTGTCTAAAAGTCCGACAAAGCTTGAGGTGTGGGATGAATGCCACACTAGGATCACCTCCACTCCCGAGAGCCGGATATATACTACCCCCGCCGCTATGCGCATTGCG GAACGATATGCCTCCATTCTTGATCGTATGCCGGTGGAGGTTACTCAAACGGGGGAGCGGGATGAGCCTTGGGATTGGTGGATGGAAGCAATGGAGGTTCCCCAAGGCGAGAGGCCAAAAAAGAACTATGTTGTGGGGTTCCCCAAAGCTCGAGCTAGTGATTTGATCCCAACACTAGCCACGCGCTATAGGGATTCCACCCGTGGCGGCGCCGGCTCATCCTCATCCGCTCCAACACAAAATCCGGTGGTTCCCGATTCCATCTTCCTCCCGATTGTCCGCAATGTGCTCAATGAAACCCGTGCCAATCCTCTGCAATTTGCTCGTCGCCTATCGGATGAGGAGATAACAACCTTTGCACGCACAGCCCTCGAGGCGTCCGATCCAGCCGCTGACCCGGCTCGGAGGGCGGAATGGAATAACCTTCTTGGCGGCGAGGTTGTGCATATTGTAGGGACATTGCTCGAGGATGTCCTCCAAAAAATGGATGCTCGTGCTAAAATG GCAACTGCGCAAGAGGGAGAGAAAGATTACACGGATGTGGACGAGGACACGGATGGAAACACGGATGATGAGGGTGAAGGCGAAGCCGGCGGTGAAGGTGGTGGGGAAGGCGGTGGTGAAGGCGGTGGTGAAGATGGTGGCGAAGGCGATGGTGAATCATCCGATGTTTCTTTGACCGATTag
- the LOC108226259 gene encoding uncharacterized protein LOC108226259: protein MGEDGTMKCPCKRCRNLNWLSIDDVRFHLLAKGMLEGYTVWTSHGEERGRKRSRTSHNRYCVREPTRVEQPVDLNAMLHDFAGENSEFYNNVDTGTRNVEEVSNDSARKLYEVIVENGAPIYPGNTKYTRLSFTTKLLEFKNISHCSNKAFDSLLTLFADVLPKKHTLPQTYYEMKKIMKGLRVEYQKIDLCENDCMLFYGDDKDKVVCDICGQDRYRDVLRKDGKKIPKKILRHFPLISRLQRLYMSKHTSDHMRWYKNRDVKDGEISHPADGEEWKNFDRRYPSFAQEIRNIRLGLATDGFNPFGPTGKKTYSVWPIVVVVYNLPPSMCMKKPYMFMTDIVPGPNSIGKDINVCLRPLIDELKILWNTGIETYDQSLKQNFTMRAALMWTISDYPAMSMISGWSGKGKLGCQVCLGSVQGFQLKHCGKCSFYGTNRIFLEPNDPLRRKSNLFDNAERRVFRGRLSGEGVKELLDGLVFPPPGKTNTKARSIGYGEEHHWTHVPIFYELPYWSSHSLRYSIDIMHTEKNVFENLFFTIVNAKKSKDHKKARANCKHFGVLPHLWIDENGKSPKAPFSITRKQRKLLCEWISSLKLPDGYSSNISRCCNVEECTFYGFKSHDCHIFLQKLLPLAIRELLPAPIADAITAIANFFQDLCSSTVTKTDLEIMEKSVVKALCLLETIFPQSWFDSMEHLVVHLAEEIRLAGPAYWHWMYPIERLLGKLKQKVGNKARVEGSIAKRYMEEEIVNICAFYFASDSIHNKLSRNEVLFDVQKTDKLEVFKYPCDSLGKERSRYLNDDEQLLADEYVLLNSPEVQPYLRRYQDRVMRQRPETTPQQLDHIVKTRFKAWFKKKVEKDEIDGPRFMDLLEGPALKVMTFETCQVNGYKFSTSSASGSGVVVKGTLHENNLDYYEEDDNNEEEEDDDDEDDDGFDDFQ, encoded by the exons ATGGGAGAAGATGGTACAATGAAGTGTCCTTGTAAACGTTGTAGGAATTTGAATTGGTTAAGTATCGATGATGTTAGATTCCATTTACTTGCTAAGGGGATGCTTGAGGGTTATACCGTTTGGACATCacatggtgaagaaagaggaagaaaacgTAGTCGAACATCGCATAATCGTTATTGTGTTCGGGAACCTACGAGGGTAGAACAACCGGTAGATTTGAATGCGATGCTACATGATTTTGCCGGTGAAAATTCCGAATTTTATAACAACGTGGATACGGGAACTAGGAATGTAGAAGAAGTTTCAAATGATAGTGCAAGAAAATTGTATGAGGTGATTGTTGAAAATGGAGCACCTATTTATCCCGGTAATACGAAGTATACAAGATTAAGCTTTACCACAAAATTGTTAGAATTCAAGAATATCTCACATTGTAGTAATAAGGCTTTTGATAGTTTGCTTACACTTTTTGCGGATGTATTACCAAAAAAACACACGTTGCCCCAAACTTATTATGAAATGAAGAAGATAATGAAGGGTTTGAGGGTTGAATATCAAAAGATTGATTTAtgtgagaatgattgtatgttattttatggagatgacaaggataaagttgtgtgtgatatatgtgGTCAAGATCGTTATCGGGATGTTTTGAGGAAAGATggtaaaaaaataccaaaaaaaatattgagacatTTTCCTTTGATTTCTCGACTACAACGCTTGTATATGTCAAAACATACATCCGACCATATGAGATGGTACAAGAATCGAGATGTCAAAGATGGAGAAATTAGTCATCCCGCGGACGGAGAAGAGTGGAAAAATTTTGATCGTCGATATCCATcatttgctcaagaaattcGTAATATAAGGCTTGGCCTTGCAACCGACGGTTTCAACCCATTTGGCCCTACCGGGAAAAAAACATATAGTGTGTGGCCCATAGTAGTAGTTGTCTACAATCTTCCGCCATCAATGTGCATGAAAAAACCCTATATGTTTATGACCGATATAGTGCCGGGTCCGAATAGCATTGGCAAAGATATTAACGTTTGTCTAAGGCCtctcattgatgaattgaagatATTGTGGAATACAGGAATTGAAACATATGATCAAtctttgaaacaaaattttacaatgaGAGCGGCTCTTATGTGGACAATTAGTGATTATCCCGCTATGAGTATGATAAGTGGATGGTCGGGTAAAGGAAAATTAGGATGTCAAGTGTGTCTTGGAAGTGTGCAAGGGTTTCAATTAAAACATTGTGGTAAATGTAGTTTCTATGGCACGAACCGAATATTCCTTGAACCGAATGATCCACTACGTCGGAaaagtaatttgtttgataatgcGGAAAGAAGAGTGTTTCGTGGTCGTTTGTCCGGGGAGGGTGTAAAGGAGTTGCTTGACGGTTTAGTTTTTCCACCACCCGGAAAGACTAATACAAAGGCGAGGAGTATTGGATATGGGGAAGAGCATCATTGGACTCATGTTCCAATTTTTTATGAACTCCCTTATTGGTCTTCACATAGTTtacgatattcaattgatatcatgcatacggaaaaaaatgtttttgagaaCCTATTTTTTACTATTGTGAATGCGAAGAAGTCAAAGGATCACAAGAAAGCAAGAGCGAATTGCAAGCACTTTGGTGTGTTACCTCATTTGTGGATCGATGAAAATGGCAAGTCACCCAAAGCACCTTTTTCCATTACAAGAAAACAACGTAAACTTTTGTGTGAATGGATTAGTTCACTGAAACTTCCAGACGGTTATTCCTCAAATATATCTCGTTGTTGTAATGTTGAGGAGTGTACATTTTATGGATTCAAATCGcatgattgtcatatatttcttcaaaaattattgcCTCTTGCAATTCGTGAGCTTTTACCGGCGCCTATTGCGGATGCCATCACGGCAattgcaaatttttttcaagatttgtgcTCATCCACGGTTACAAAAACCGATTTGGAAATAATGGAAAAATCAGTTGTGAAAGCATTGTGTTTGTTagaaacaatttttcctcaaaGTTGGTTTGATTCGATGGAACACTTGGTTGTGCATTTGGCGGAAGAAATTAGACTTGCTGGACCTGCTTACTGGCATTGGATGTATCCAATTGAGCGTTTATTGGGGAAACTAAAACAAAAGGTCGGCAATAAAGCAAGAGTTGAGGGTTCCATTGCCAAACGATATATGGAGGAGGAGATTGTCAATATTTGTGCGTTTTACTTTGCATCCGACTCGATTCACAATAAATTAAGTCGTAatgaagttttgtttgatgtACAAAAGACCGACAAATTAGAAGTTTTTAAATATCCATGTGATTCTCTTGGAAAAGAACGAAGTCGATATTTGAATGATGATGAGCAATTATTAGCTGATGAATATGTTCTTCTAAACTCTCCTGAAGTTCAACCTTATCTAAG GAGGTACCAAGATCGAGTTATGAGACAACGTCCTGAGACAACGCCACAACAATTAGATCATATTGTGAAAACTCGATTCAAAGCTTGGTTTAagaaaaaggttgagaaagacgAGATAGACGGACCTCGTTTCATGGACTTACTAGAAGGACCGGCATTAAAGGTCATGACTTTTGAAACTTGTCAAGTTAatggatataaattttcaacatcATCCGCATCCGGTTCCGGTGTTGTTGTTAAGGGAACTTTGCACGAAAATAATCTTGATTATTATG aggaagatgataataatgaagaagaggaagatgatgatgatgaagatgatgacggTTTTGATGACTTTCAATGA
- the LOC108226569 gene encoding uncharacterized protein LOC108226569: MSGVSNLGKALTVIFICSLVALFSELLYVLWRRRILFRRHRDPPQTFNVEQSPDLLLTSNISSKKDLLYFLCLRTQSRVEPDGSAPPRRSDGSGEDDDVEIIDLYKLREMYGPSRVLFTIKEEDKEDLESEKSTTKSRNLSQSFGDAGASPEFVVAIEEGIEETPFSTPCDSPMYFTPAASPVHHVITGASGDETTL, from the coding sequence ATGAGTGGGGTAAGCAATCTCGGCAAAGCTCTCACCGTTATTTTCATCTGCTCTCTCGTTGCCCTCTTTTCCGAACTCCTCTACGTTCTCTGGCGCCGCCGCATCCTTTTCCGCCGCCACCGCGATCCACCACAAACCTTCAACGTTGAACAATCGCCTGATTTATTATTAACTTCTAATATTTCATCCAAAAAGGACCTTCTCTACTTCTTATGTTTGAGAACTCAGTCCCGGGTCGAGCCGGACGGATCAGCTCCGCCCCGGAGATCAGATGGGTCGGGAGAAGATGATGACGTGGAGATTATCGATTTGTACAAGTTGAGAGAAATGTACGGACCGTCTAGGGTTTTGTTTACGATAAAAGAGGAGGACAAAGAAGATTTGGAGTCGGAAAAGTCTACGACAAAGTCTAGAAATTTGAGCCAGAGCTTTGGAGACGCCGGAGCTTCGCCGGAGTTTGTGGTGGCGATTGAAGAAGGGATTGAAGAGACTCCGTTTTCAACGCCCTGTGATTCGCCTATGTATTTTACTCCGGCTGCTTCTCCGGTGCATCATGTTATAACAGGAGCTAGTGGTGATGAAACGACGTTGTAG
- the LOC108224664 gene encoding NDR1/HIN1-like protein 10 translates to MREAPQPQLNGAYYGPSIPPPTKSSYRPGRRGGGGGLLGCLCSCVFNLIFQIICTILVILGVIVLIFWLIYRPQPLKFRVTDATLTQFDYSTDNKTLFYNLAVNMTVRNPNKRLGVYYDKIEARALYEGERIASYDIPKFYQGHKSTEDMFALFQGQNIVELKGRDLDRFNSEKTSGTYSIDVKLYMKIRFKVRDGIKPKFKPRIECELRLPLDSNGKSTGSFETKKCDFDWRR, encoded by the coding sequence ATGAGAGAAGCGCCACAGCCGCAACTGAACGGAGCCTACTACGGCCCTTCAATCCCACCACCAACCAAATCGTCGTACCGCCCCGGCCGCCGAGGCGGAGGCGGTGGATTACTAGGCTGCCTTTGCAGCTGCGTCTTCAACTTAATATTCCAAATAATATGCACCATCTTGGTTATTCTTGGTGTCATAGTTCTCATATTTTGGCTCATTTACCGTCCTCAGCCACTCAAGTTCCGTGTCACCGACGCTACTCTCACACAGTTCGATTATTCGACAGATAACAAAACCCTGTTCTACAATCTCGCCGTGAACATGACCGTGAGAAATCCGAACAAGCGTCTCGGAGTTTATTACGACAAGATCGAAGCCCGGGCTCTATACGAAGGCGAGAGAATTGCTTCTTACGATATACCAAAGTTTTATCAAGGTCACAAATCCACCGAAGACATGTTCGCTTTATTCCAGGGCCAGAACATCGTGGAGCTTAAAGGCAGAGATTTGGATCGATTTAACTCGGAAAAAACATCAGGGACTTATAGCATTGACGTGAAGCTTTACATGAAGATTAGGTTCAAGGTGAGGGATGGGATCAAGCCAAAGTTCAAGCCCCGAATCGAGTGTGAGTTGAGGCTGCCGTTGGATTCCAATGGTAAATCTACTGGCTCTTTCGAGACCAAGAAGTGCGATTTTGATTGGAGgcgttaa